The Kluyveromyces lactis strain NRRL Y-1140 chromosome B complete sequence genome contains a region encoding:
- the PAP1 gene encoding polynucleotide adenylyltransferase PAP1 (highly similar to uniprot|P29468 Saccharomyces cerevisiae YKR002W PAP1 Poly(A) polymerase one of three factors required for mRNA 3'-end polyadenylation forms multiprotein complex with polyadenylation factor I (PF I) also required for mRNA nuclear export may also polyadenylate rRNAs) — MSQKKIFGVTGPISTEGPTAAENALNDSLIQQLKKEGSFETEEETGKRVAVLEIFQKLTQEFVYQVSKKKNMSDGMARDAGGKVFTFGSYRLGVHGPGSDIDTLIVVPKHVSREDFFTVFDALLRERPELEEIASVPDAFVPIIKIKFNGISIDLIFAKLDLPQVPISLTLSDKNLLRNVDEKDLRALNGTRVTDEILELVPNKTSFKIALRAIKIWAKRRAVYANVFGFPGGVAWAMFVVRICQLYPNACSAVIISKFFQILSRWKWPQPVLLKPIEDGPLQVRVWNPKIYAQDRSHKMPVITPAYPSMCATHNISESTKKVILSELQRGVEVTQKIFSNELSWEDLFKKHDFFFKYKFYLTVMVSTKGSDEQHLKWSGFVESKLRLLVQKLEVLPGINLAHPFIEPYESSYIYNNEDEYKEIMNNYGTHKTEGVLKKFTKITDANKDDEASKNSNQVHIATMFIGLDINTEESKKIDIHIPCQEFFNLCRSLPDYEDPETYSLIIKYVKVHDLPDEVYQEGETRPVKSSKKRKPEKSGEKSKRPKSDPSNGKSTTTTSGNTNSSSPVNDANSTPSSNVPANSNTNAITEDPMTATT, encoded by the coding sequence ATGTCCCAGAAAAAGATCTTTGGTGTAACGGGCCCGATTTCCACGGAGGGTCCCACTGCTGCCGAAAACGCATTAAACGATTCATTAATTCAACAGCTTAAGAAAGAAGGCTCTTTCGAAACGGAGGAAGAAACTGGGAAGAGAGTGGCAGTATTAGAAATCTTCCAAAAATTGACACAAGAGTTTGTATATCAggtttcaaagaagaaaaacatgTCCGATGGTATGGCTCGTGATGCTGGTGGTAAAGTATTTACCTTTGGTTCTTATAGATTAGGGGTCCATGGTCCAGGTTCCGATATTGATACGTTGATTGTGGTACCTAAACATGTATCCAGAGAAGATTTCTTTACCGTATTCGATGCTCTGTTGAGGGAAAGACcagaacttgaagaaattgcGTCAGTTCCAGATGCTTTCGTCCCAATtatcaagatcaaattcaatggAATCTCCATCGATTTAATCTTTGCTAAACTAGATTTACCCCAGGTTCCAATAAGTTTAACTTTAAGTGATAAGAATTTGTTAAGGAACGTTGATGAAAAGGATCTAAGAGCGTTGAACGGTACCAGAGTCACCGATGAAATTTTAGAATTAGTGCCTAATAaaacatctttcaagatTGCATTAAGAGCTATTAAGATATGGGCAAAGAGAAGAGCAGTATATGCAAACGTCTTTGGGTTCCCCGGTGGTGTCGCATGGGCGATGTTTGTGGTAAGAATCTGCCAATTGTACCCTAATGCATGCAGTGCGgtaataatatcaaaattctTTCAGATTTTATCACGTTGGAAATGGCCACAACCTGTCCTATTGAAGCCAATCGAAGATGGTCCTTTACAGGTCCGCGTGTGGAACCCCAAAATATATGCACAGGATAGATCCCACAAGATGCCTGTGATTACACCAGCGTACCCTTCAATGTGTGCTACCCACAACATCAGTGAGTCAACTAAGAAAGTGATCTTATCTGAATTACAAAGAGGTGTAGAGGTCACACAAAAGATTTTCTCTAATGAACTATCATGGGaagatttgttcaagaaacacgatttcttcttcaagtatAAATTCTACCTAACGGTTATGGTCTCAACAAAGGGTTCCGACGAACAACACTTGAAATGGAGTGGATTCGTTGAAAGTAAGCTCAGATTGTTGGTCCAAAAACTAGAAGTTTTACCAGGAATCAATCTGGCGCATCCATTTATTGAACCATACGAGTCCAGCTATATATACAATAATGAGGATGAATATAAAGAGATCATGAACAACTACGGTACACATAAGACAGAAGGtgtattgaaaaagtttACAAAAATAACTGATGCAAACAAAGACGATGAAGCCTCCAAAAACTCTAATCAAGTTCACATAGCCACGATGTTTATTGGACTTGACATCAACACAGAAGAGAGtaaaaaaattgatataCACATTCCATGtcaagaatttttcaatttgtgTCGCTCATTACCCGACTATGAGGACCCTGAAACGTATTCTTTAATCATCAAGTATGTGAAAGTGCATGACTTACCGGATGAAGTCTACCAAGAGGGGGAAACACGTCCTGTGAAATCCAGCAAGAAGAGGAAACCGGAGAAAAGTGGTGAAAAGAGTAAAAGACCTAAATCCGATCCGTCCAATGGCAAGTCTACTACTACTACCAGTGGCAACaccaattcttcttcccCAGTAAATGACGCTAATTCCACTCCATCATCAAATGTCCCAGCAAACAGTAATACCAATGCTATCACCGAAGACCCAATGACTGCGACAACATAG
- the MUP1 gene encoding Mup1p (highly similar to uniprot|P50276 Saccharomyces cerevisiae YGR055W MUP1 High affinity methionine permease integral membrane protein with 13 putative membrane-spanning regions also involved in cysteine uptake): MSGSRSFLSQLNVFNKDNYEISTDSKTLDTDANPTGTSDDNRSVETGEHFDVELDKGSKKLGLISCIGLICNRMLGTGIFAVSSTIYTLSGSVGLALIMWAVGAIIALAGLYVYMEFGTAIPRNGGEKNYLERIFPAPKFFVTCMYGAYVFFLGWAAGNSVNTAVMFLTAANADITEWNQRGIGVAVVGFAFLINSVNVKVGLYIQNILGIFKIGVVLFIAVTGWVALGGGLKDGYKTDNFHNAFEGTGNATAYGIVNALYNVIWSFVGYSNVNYALGEVKNPVRTLKIAGPTSLIFLAIVYIFVNIAYFAVVPKEVFRTSKLILVADFFELAFKSDSAKKAASVLVGLSALGNVMSVIFSQGRIIQQLGREGVLPFSNFFATSKPFDSPCVGLFQHFIVCTVTIIAPPAGDAYNFVLNLISYPMNIVNFFISAGLLWIHWERKKGRTMWDPPIKAGIPVIAFFMLANLYLIVAPYIPPSNGESVYQSLPYWIHCVVAWGIFAVGGIYWVVWAVVLPKIGKYELVHEEVLGEDGFWRQKIAKRKINEANAEQISFELEKVSNSTGFEKIPDQHTVTIA, from the coding sequence ATGTCGGGTAGTCGATCATTTCTCTCGCAGTTGAACGTGTTCAATAAGGATAACTACGAGATATCTACTGATTCTAAAACGCTTGATACAGACGCCAATCCTACTGGTACTAGCGATGACAATAGATCTGTTGAAACAGGTGAACATTTCGATGTCGAATTGGATAAGGGATCTAAGAAACTTGGGCTCATCTCATGTATTGGTCTAATCTGTAATCGGATGTTAGGTACCGGTATCTTTGCCGTATCTTCCACCATTTATACTTTGAGTGGTTCCGTTGGTTTAGCGTTGATCATGTGGGCAGTGGGTGCCATTATTGCATTAGCTGGTCTTTATGTGTATATGGAATTCGGAACTGCCATCCCAAGAAACGGTGGTGAAAAGAACTATTTAGAACGTATTTTCCCTGCACCTAAGTTCTTTGTCACTTGCATGTACGGTGCGTACGTTTTCTTCCTCGGTTGGGCTGCCGGTAACTCAGTGAATACTGCAGTCATGTTTTTAACAGCAGCTAACGCTGATATCACAGAATGGAACCAAAGAGGTATCGGTGTGGCAGTTGTTGGTTTCGCTTTCCTCATCAACTCTGTCAATGTCAAAGTGGGTCTATACATTCAGAATATTTTGGGTATCTTCAAGATCGGTGTCGTGTTGTTCATCGCCGTTACCGGTTGGGTTGCTCTTGGTGGTGGGTTGAAAGACGGTTATAAGACAGACAATTTCCACAATGCATTCGAGGGTACCGGAAATGCTACCGCTTACGGTATTGTGAACGCGCTATACAACGTCATTTGGTCATTTGTTGGTTACTCTAACGTCAACTATGCTCTTGGTGAAGTGAAAAATCCGGTTAGAACGTTGAAGATTGCTGGTCCAACCTCATTGATATTCTTGGCCATCGTATACATCTTTGTGAACATTGCTTATTTTGCAGTGGTCCCTAAAGAAGTGTTCAGAACCTCTAAATTGATTTTAGTTGCTGATTTCTTCGAACTTGCTTTCAAAAGTGATAGTGCAAAGAAGGCTGCTTCTGTTCTTGTTGGGTTAAGTGCCTTGGGTAACGTCATGTCGGTAATTTTCTCCCAAGGTAGAATCATCCAACAATTGGGCCGTGAAGGTGTCTTACCCTTCTCTAACTTCTTTGCCACTTCAAAACCATTTGATTCTCCATGTGTTGGTCTTTTCCAGCATTTTATCGTCTGTACCGTTACCATCATTGCTCCTCCAGCTGGTGACGCTTATAATTTCGTTTTGAACTTGATTTCGTACCCAATGAACATcgtcaatttcttcatcagtgCAGGTTTACTATGGATCCACTGGGAGCGCAAAAAGGGAAGAACCATGTGGGATCCACCAATCAAGGCTGGTATTCCAGTCATTGCCTTTTTCATGTTGGCTAATCTGTATCTTATCGTCGCTCCATACATCCCACCATCTAACGGTGAATCTGTTTACCAATCGCTACCATACTGGATTCACTGTGTGGTCGCTTGGGGTATCTTTGCCGTTGGCGGTATATACTGGGTCGTATGGGCCGTTGTTTTACCAAAGATCGGTAAATATGAATTGGTACACGAAGAAGTTCTTGGTGAGGACGGTTTCTGGAGACAAAAGATCGCAAAGAGAAAGATTAATGAAGCTAATGCCGAACAGATATCTTTTGAACTAGAAAAGGTCAGCAACTCAACTGGTTTCGAGAAAATTCCAGATCAACATACTGTAACCATTGCTTAG
- a CDS encoding uncharacterized protein (similar to uniprot|Q06488 Saccharomyces cerevisiae YLR357W RSC2 One of 15 subunits of the 'Remodel the Structure of Chromatin' (RSC) complex required for expression of mid-late sporulation-specific genes contains two essential bromodomains a bromo-adjacent homology (BAH) domain and an AT hook) has protein sequence MSSKVPLKEVIKPLVNIIYELKEENGLEIHPIFHLLPPKRDYPDYYQIIEHPISLSTVRKRMTQYKNPQEFVNDLARVTWNARTYNTKDSDVYHYAVILDKCVKDTIIPSLKKDFPNIRYPYLGPLPDEAPLEGVEIEEPEKQQKALPKPKIPAEQDNTISQTQSPSSSSQHVSLQKGSGGATPNKDFKETGRASRSTMSFNSIPLTRSPGGFRTTEDEYRLAANRKEPKSSSSDDSTSSAKRQPPLPKIRISHVSPPIINTSKSMTPQPLIAKTPVEKKTHMKRGRPPVIDLPYEQRIKNVLKAMKKETTPGGKDLLAAKFERLPDEDREPQYYSVISDPISLDDIKKKVKQRKYKNFHKFQEDVMLMLSNYRMYHRSQPGEVRRAADFETLFNAHCQHELSRPDIDFMTDGELKYPLETVDVNGKTYKIGDWILLRNANDETKPTVAQIFRLWYTSDGTRWLNCCWYLRPEQTVHRVDRLFYKNEVVKSGQYRDHLVEEIVGKCYVCHFTRFQRGDPDVAIEGPLFVCEYRYNETEKVFNKIRTWKGCLPEEVRESEDPTIPVVGRKFYKYESPIKHLLPANATVNDPLPQPTEGAVNAPPLVGAVYLRPKLRRDDLGEYSTSDDCPRYIIRPGDPPPPGKYDDETGTVLTNLHSSAAVPKGRLSSLSRNSAQSPISSLQSRPTQYYPPPMPKGQHPSPQLPLPSHQQLLQKQQQQQQQQQLQQQLMLQSQLGTGHGKGSISTSAGDGSKPIPYRSTAIINDLITQMKNAGGPTGHIVVDAPSACILPIPLTKNIELLQRADYSSQIRRLGKDNVPRRRRAKGEPLWFRGPSVVVSERLLNSGTDVPLNRWFKKQKTEKSTDTDVTATENDESKEKEEDEDEEETFPSSFPKGLRPSVEFMAFKLRQQQAQEN, from the coding sequence ATGTCAAGTAAAGTGCCGTTAAAAGAGGTTATTAAACCTTTGGTAAATATTATCTACGAATTAAAGGAAGAGAATGGCCTTGAGATCCACCCTATCTTCCATCTCTTGCCTCCAAAAAGGGACTATCCAGATTATTACCAAATCATTGAGCATCCAATTAGTTTGAGTACTGTCAGGAAGCGCATGACGCAGTATAAGAATCCTCAGGAATTTGTGAACGATTTGGCGAGGGTTACATGGAATGCAAGGACGTACAACACAAAGGATTCCGATGTGTACCATTACGCTGTAATTCTAGATAAATGCGTTAAAGATACAATCATACCtagtttgaagaaagatttcCCCAACATTAGATATCCATATTTGGGACCATTACCGGATGAAGCTCCTTTAGAGGGTGTGGAGATCGAGGAACCTGAGAAACAGCAGAAGGCTCTTCCCAAACCTAAGATACCTGCCGAGCAAGACAATACTATCAGTCAAACACAATCACCATCATCTTCCTCACAGCATGTATCGCTACAAAAGGGCAGTGGAGGAGCTACTCCTAATAAGGATTTCAAGGAAACTGGTAGAGCATCTAGATCAACAATGTCATTCAATTCCATTCCTTTAACGCGGTCACCTGGTGGCTTCCGTACTACTGAGGATGAATACAGACTGGCAGCAAACAGGAAGGAACCAAAAAGCAGTAGTTCTGACGATAGTACCTCTAGTGCGAAAAGGCAACCACCATTACCAAAGATCCGTATTTCTCACGTATCGCCTCCTATCATTAAcacttcaaaatcaatgacTCCTCAGCCTCTTATAGCCAAAACTccagttgaaaagaagacaCACATGAAGCGTGGTAGACCACCGGTAATTGATTTACCGTATGAACAGCGTATCAAAAACGTCTTAAAAGCCATGAAGAAGGAAACCACGCCTGGCGGGAAGGATCTGTTGGCAGCAAAGTTTGAAAGGTTACCAGACGAAGATCGTGAACCTCAATATTACAGTGTCATATCAGACCCAATTTCACTAGAtgatatcaagaagaaagtgaagCAACGTAAGTACAAAAATTTCCACAAGTTCCAAGAAGATGTGATGTTAATGTTAAGCAACTACAGAATGTACCATAGATCCCAACCAGGTGAGGTGAGAAGAGCTGCGGATTTCGAAACTCTGTTCAATGCACATTGTCAACACGAATTGTCAAGACCTGACATCGATTTCATGACTGATGGTGAATTAAAATATCCTTTGGAGACCGTTGACGTTAATGGGAAAACATATAAAATTGGTGACTGGATCTTGCTACGTAATGCTAATGACGAAACTAAACCAACTGTTGCACAAATTTTCAGACTTTGGTACACATCTGACGGTACTCGTTGGTTGAACTGTTGTTGGTACTTGAGACCTGAACAGACAGTGCACCGTGTGGACAGATTGTTTTACAAGAATGAAGTTGTCAAATCTGGTCAATACAGAGATCATCTAGTAGAAGAGATCGTTGGTAAGTGTTATGTGTGTCATTTCACTAGATTCCAACGTGGTGACCCAGATGTAGCCATCGAAGGCCCATTATTTGTTTGTGAGTACCGTTACAACGAAACGGAAAAGGTATTTAACAAGATCAGAACCTGGAAAGGGTGTTTACCGGAAGAAGTGCGTGAATCTGAGGATCCTACGATCCCCGTTGTTGGTAGAAAGTTCTATAAATATGAATCTCCAATCAAGCATTTGTTACCAGCCAATGCAACAGTTAACGACCCATTACCGCAACCAACAGAAGGTGCAGTCAACGCTCCTCCATTAGTTGGTGCGGTATACTTACGTCCTAAACTAAGAAGAGACGACCTTGGTGAATACTCCACATCTGACGACTGTCCTAGATATATCATCAGGCCAGGTGATCCACCACCACCAGGTAAGTATGACGACGAAACCGGCACAGTATTAACAAATCTGCATAGCTCAGCCGCTGTACCCAAGGGACGTTTGTCTTcactttcaagaaactcTGCACAAAGCCCAATAAGTTCGCTACAATCTAGACCAACTCAGTACTACCCGCCTCCAATGCCAAAGGGCCAGCATCCATCTCCACAATTACCGCTACCATCTCATCAACAGCTGCTGCAAaagcaacagcaacaacaacagcaacaacagctCCAACAACAGTTGATGCTGCAATCTCAACTCGGTACTGGTCATGGTAAAGGTTCTATATCTACCTCCGCTGGCGATGGCTCGAAGCCTATCCCATATCGTTCCACAGCAATCATTAACGATCTAATAACACAAATGAAGAATGCAGGAGGACCTACGGGACATATAGTCGTTGATGCACCATCTGCTTGCATACTCCCTATACCACTCACAAAGAACATTGAACTTTTACAAAGAGCTGACTACAGCAGTCAAATCAGGAGATTAGGTAAGGATAACGTacccagaagaagaagagccaAGGGTGAACCTCTATGGTTCAGAGGACCAAGCGTTGTTGTGTCTGAGAGATTACTAAACTCAGGAACTGACGTTCCATTGAACAGGTggttcaagaaacaaaaaacagAGAAATCTACAGATACCGATGTCACTGCTACAGAAAATGACgaatccaaagaaaaagaagaagatgaagacgaagagGAAACCTTCCCAAGCTCTTTCCCCAAAGGTTTAAGACCTAGTGTAGAGTTCATGGCTTTCAAATTGCGTCAGCAACAAGCTCAAGAGAACTGA